TGGCTGAAGGACGGCCCCTCCACCCTCGTGTGACGACCTCAAGCTGTCCTCAGGGCATCAACTACCTCCATCAAGCGATCTTGCCGACTCGGAGGATCTACAGGCTCGTTGGAGTTGGCTCCCACTTCTGCGCCCCAAGTGGTCTCGTCCCCGGCGGCGCAGAGGTTGACTCTGGCGAGCTTCGTTGCGGTGAAGATGGAGCTGGACCTGATCACGTTTTTCAGTTTTATTTCGAGGTCCTTAATGCAATTTGTACGGGCTGGTTTGGAATTTTCTATTTCCTTTTAGCCTTATCTGTAAAATGTAACTCCACCGCTTTTGAAATGAAGCCCTAGGTCCTTCGGGATCcttcctgttcaaaaaaaaaaatgcactGAACATATTTGATCAGATGAGATGCGCGCGAGTTATCTTCGAAATGGACTCCATGATATTGAAGCACGCCATTTCATGTGACGTGTCTTTTTCAGCATATAAAATTGCAGTTGAATCTTGCCTTTAGTGATGTAAAACTTAGTGCATGTTCAAGGTCCTGTAGCAATGCAGCACACAATCTAGCAGCACATGGAGCCTCCATGGGGAATGTTATTTATGAAACTTGGTTAGGCCATTTCCTCGGATTTGTAATGAACTCTGTAGCTGACGATTTAGTCAGCATGTCCTTGTAATGAAATACGACATGTTGCCTTTCAAATAAAAAAAGAACTTCACCATGTAATTGCCACATCTCGACCAGCTTCATCAAATATCGGAGGGTCACGATGAGGTGTCTTCCCTCGCACCAACATTTTTCAGCATGACAAAGCTCTTGCTCTGGACAGTTTTCTGATAAATGTAAGGCAACAGATATCAATTGCATGAAGGAGACAACTTTTTGTTACTAAACAAGCATTGTTGGCAGAACCAAGTTTGCAAATGTTCTGCTCAATCTCAATAAGGCAGAAAAGTTGCCATGCACATTGGAAAGTGAATAAGCTTCGGACTACATATGTTTTAGAGTTTAGACAAGAGGCACAAATGCCATCCTTTTTCATCAAAGCAAGTGTTCAAAATAGAGAAATAGTAGCTGCTGATATTATCAGCTTACAGTACAACACCAAACATGAACAAAACGACCAATGCCAACTTAACTTAGCAGCTTAAACTAGCATTCTGTTAGCAACTTAAACTTTCCAGCTTTCAATTTGAAGCCTGAGCTTAGATAGTTGTTACACCACCTCCTCAATCCTGGTTTATTATTGAGTTGGCCATACATCATATCATAGAGCGACTGGAGGGTGGACAGCATTAGATTACAGACATACAAAAACTCTGCTTTCAACAAAACAACACAATCTTGGGGATGGACATCAACTACACTTCTAGTATCAACAAAAGGCTCCGCTTTCAAAGGGATCAGCCATTGACAAATCATGGGTATCCATCTTGGGTAAGCCAGATTTCTTGGTACCGATTTTCAGTTCAATTCGAGCATCTCGAGAAGCTCTATTATCCACACATAGCTGCTTGCGTTGATTAGCCATCCATTTGTCGTTTCGGTTGTTAAGAACTTCGATTTCCATCTCTTTTAGCAACTTACTATTCAGAACAAAGAACTTGGCAAATTCAACAGATGGCCTCTTGCTGCCATCGTAATTCATTAACACCACTTTCTTTAGATGGAGCTCAAGGCACTCAATTGGATCCAACCGGTCATACTTCCTTGCATTATTCATATCCTTTTTTGGGTGTGACTGGACATGGAGAGAAAAAACAATATAAAGACAGTTGCTAACAAGTTAACAGCATCATAATTGGCTAGATCATAAGTGTATCAAATACTTATTTTGACTTTTAAAGCAGGCAAATATGTGTACTCACAATGATATACAGCCTCACCAAGCAGGGGAAGCACTTGAGGAAGTCAACAACAGCATCCAGATTAGGCCCAATAGAGTCGAGAACCAAAACCTTCATGGTGTCAATTTTGGTTGTTAAGCTGACAGAAATCATTTTCTGCAGAAAAGAAAAGGTGTTAGTATGAATAATAGCTTGTGCATAGGAATGCCAACGAGCGATGGACGAAGGCTGCTGCTACCTCAAAAATCGTTGTTCCAAACTGGAATTTGGATAACCCTTTAGATACCAAACCCAATACCTCCAGTTTAGGTGCTCGGATTACCTCGATGGTCACTCGACCCCAGTCTGGATATAGCGGTAGCAATCTTTCTAGAGAAGGGGCGTCCTTGATTACTAGCTCCAAACTATTCCACCCGGGATTACTGCAGAAGGCTAAGCTCCTAAGAGTTTGGGAGCTGATGCAGATGGCACCTATGCCAGAAAAATACGTCAGCTCAAGGCTTTCCAAGGCAGTGCATCCAGAGAGCAAGTTGTGGAGAGCATCCTCCATAATGGGGATCCCGTGCAGGGTGAGCTGCTTGAGGCACGGGAAATTCAGACGCAGCGTTGAAATCGAATTGGGCAAACCGCAACGGCTGAATCTGGCGAAGCGGAGCGTGGGAGCGAAACGGAACACAGACAGCGGCATGTCCATGAGGTTGGCGAGATCGAGCTCCTCTAGGCTGTCGAGGGCTTGAGAGTGAAGCCAACCGTTAATCACGGGGAACAACTTGAGCGACAAGCGGCGGGCAGGGCCACGGTGCCCAGAGAGGATCTTTGAGACCAAGGCCATGCCCTTGCTGCTCGAGACCGAGCCGATAAAATCATCCGCAAGATTAAGTGGCGCCGAGCGCCAGAGGGGAAGCCACCGGCGAGAGACGGCCTGTGTGCGGGCGCCGTCCTCGGTGGGGAGGAGGGTGATGATGCTGCCGAGGATGTCGTTGGGGAGGGCGCTGATGAGATCGAGGTTTCCCCTGTCATCGCGGTTGTCGCCGCGACTCCCTCCGTCGTCGATCTGATGGAATCTACGCTTCTTAGAATAGCGCATCGCCGCTGCCAGCTCCCTCGCGGTCGCCGCTGCAGCAGCCTCCGCCGCTACCGCAGCCTCTTTCGCTGCTGATGATGTCGCCGCCGCCTGCTCAGCGGCGGCCAAGGCCGCCATCGCGGCCTCCTTCGCAGCCGTGGCCGCCCCTGCGGCCTCCGTCGCAGCGGCCGAGGCCGCCACCGCGGTCTCCTTCGCAGCCGTGGCCGCCCCAGCAGCCTCCGTCGCAGCAGCTGAGGCCGCCAGGGCAGCCTCTTTCGCGGCCGACGCCGCTCCAGCGGTCTTCTCCGCGGCCGCCTCCAGTGCCGCCACCGCGGCCTCCATGGCTGGGGAGGCGCGGAAGGGTTTCGAGACAGTGGTGGTGTGGTGTGGCGTGCGAGATTGCGAATTGGGGAACTTCAGGCCTTGTTTTGCAGTTTTGATGGGCTTGGGAGTGTATTTCCCAGCCCAACCCGGCCCACGCAGAATCACTCGGTTTACACACAATATTCCCATTTAAACAGCCTGTGCAAAACAAGGCCTCAGTGGGACATTTTTTGTGTACTTATTATGGTGAAGTGACATGAATTTCTGCCAGCTGGACATACTTTGCATTGGTTTGTCATACTCCCATTGTGCGCGAATTCGCCATTAGCTATAGCAGCAGATCGAGAGAACTAGTGAATGTGAATTTATACAAAATCTGACGCCCAACTTGGAAAGATTACGATTGACACGTGAATATACATTAATATTGTCATTTTCCTTTCTGAGTGTACATCTTTGCTCAAATCACAACCAACAACGAGAACTTG
This Lolium perenne isolate Kyuss_39 chromosome 1, Kyuss_2.0, whole genome shotgun sequence DNA region includes the following protein-coding sequences:
- the LOC127316179 gene encoding FBD-associated F-box protein At1g66310-like isoform X3; the encoded protein is MEAAVAALEAAAEKTAGAASAAKEAALAASAAATEAAGAATAAKETAVAASAAATEAAGAATAAKEAAMAALAAAEQAAATSSAAKEAAVAAEAAAAATARELAAAMRYSKKRRFHQIDDGGSRGDNRDDRGNLDLISALPNDILGSIITLLPTEDGARTQAVSRRWLPLWRSAPLNLADDFIGSVSSSKGMALVSKILSGHRGPARRLSLKLFPVINGWLHSQALDSLEELDLANLMDMPLSVFRFAPTLRFARFSRCGLPNSISTLRLNFPCLKQLTLHGIPIMEDALHNLLSGCTALESLELTYFSGIGAICISSQTLRSLAFCSNPGWNSLELVIKDAPSLERLLPLYPDWGRVTIEVIRAPKLEVLGLVSKGLSKFQFGTTIFEKMISVSLTTKIDTMKVLVLDSIGPNLDAVVDFLKCFPCLVRLYIISHPKKDMNNARKYDRLDPIECLELHLKKVVLMNYDGSKRPSVEFAKFFVLNSKLLKEMEIEVLNNRNDKWMANQRKQLCVDNRASRDARIELKIGTKKSGLPKMDTHDLSMADPFESGAFC
- the LOC127316179 gene encoding putative F-box/FBD/LRR-repeat protein At5g44950 isoform X2; this translates as MEAAVAALEAAAEKTAGAASAAKEAALAASAAATEAAGAATAAKETAVAASAAATEAAGAATAAKEAAMAALAAAEQAAATSSAAKEAAVAAEAAAAATARELAAAMRYSKKRRFHQIDDGGSRGDNRDDRGNLDLISALPNDILGSIITLLPTEDGARTQAVSRRWLPLWRSAPLNLADDFIGSVSSSKGMALVSKILSGHRGPARRLSLKLFPVINGWLHSQALDSLEELDLANLMDMPLSVFRFAPTLRFARFSRCGLPNSISTLRLNFPCLKQLTLHGIPIMEDALHNLLSGCTALESLELTYFSGIGAICISSQTLRSLAFCSNPGWNSLELVIKDAPSLERLLPLYPDWGRVTIEKMISVSLTTKIDTMKVLVLDSIGPNLDAVVDFLKCFPCLVRLYIISHPKKDMNNARKYDRLDPIECLELHLKKVVLMNYDGSKRPSVEFAKFFVLNSKLLKEMEIEVLNNRNDKWMANQRKQLCVDNRASRDARIELKIGTKKSGLPKMDTHDLSMADPFESGAFC
- the LOC127316179 gene encoding FBD-associated F-box protein At1g66310-like isoform X1 — protein: MEAAVAALEAAAEKTAGAASAAKEAALAASAAATEAAGAATAAKETAVAASAAATEAAGAATAAKEAAMAALAAAEQAAATSSAAKEAAVAAEAAAAATARELAAAMRYSKKRRFHQIDDRGNLDLISALPNDILGSIITLLPTEDGARTQAVSRRWLPLWRSAPLNLADDFIGSVSSSKGMALVSKILSGHRGPARRLSLKLFPVINGWLHSQALDSLEELDLANLMDMPLSVFRFAPTLRFARFSRCGLPNSISTLRLNFPCLKQLTLHGIPIMEDALHNLLSGCTALESLELTYFSGIGAICISSQTLRSLAFCSNPGWNSLELVIKDAPSLERLLPLYPDWGRVTIEVIRAPKLEVLGLVSKGLSKFQFGTTIFEKMISVSLTTKIDTMKVLVLDSIGPNLDAVVDFLKCFPCLVRLYIISHPKKDMNNARKYDRLDPIECLELHLKKVVLMNYDGSKRPSVEFAKFFVLNSKLLKEMEIEVLNNRNDKWMANQRKQLCVDNRASRDARIELKIGTKKSGLPKMDTHDLSMADPFESGAFC